TCATGTAGATCTTCTCGGGCTCGCAGTACGTGTCCACGTCGTGGAACGCGTTCTGCTGGAGCCACGCCTCACGGAGGTAGCGCGCGACCTCGAGGGTCAGCTGCTGGTCCTCCGGCAGGGCGTCCTTGCCGACGAGCTGGACGATCTCCTGCAGTTCGGCCTCCTCGTCGAGCACGTCGACGGCCCACTGCCGCTTCTCCGGGAAGTCCTCGCGGACGTTCTCTCGGTACCACGGGTCGAGCTGGTCCTTGTACAGCGAGTAGGACTCGTTCCAGTTGATGGCCGGGAAGTGACGACGCTCGGCGAGGTCCGCGTCCAGCGCCCAGAACGTCTTCACGATACGCAGGGTGTTCTGCGTGACCGGCTCGGAGAAGTCACCGCCCGGGGGCGAGACCGCACCGATGGCGGACACGGAGCCCTCCGTGCCGTTGATGTTCTCGAACTTGCCGGCACGCTCGTAGAACTCGCTCAGGCGCGCGGCGAGGTACGCGGGGTACCCCTCCTCGCCGGGCATCTCCTCGAGACGCGAGGAGATCTCGCGCATGGCCTCCGCCCACCGCGAGGTGGAGTCGGCCATGAGTGCCACGTCGTACCCCATGTCGCGGAAGTACTCCGCGATGGTGATACCCGTGTACACACAGGACTCACGCGCGGCGACCGGCATGTTGGACGTGTTCGCGATGAGGCACGTCCGGGACATGAGCGGCTTGCCCGTCATCGGGTCCTCCAGCTCCGGGAAGTCCTCGATGACCTCGGTCATCTCGTTGCCACGCTCGCCACAGCCGACGTAGACGACGATGTCCGCGTCGGCCCACTTCGCGAGCTGGTGCTGAGTGACCGTCTTCCCGGAGCCGAACGGCCCCGGAATCGCGGCCGTCCCACCCTTCGCGATGGGGAACAGGCCGTCGAGGATACGCTGGCCGGAGACGAGCGGTTCGCGCGGCGTGCGCTTCTCCTCGGAGGGACGGGCACGACGGACCGGCCACTCCTGGTGCATGGAGATCTCCTCGCCGTTGTCCAGCTCGACGACCGTCTCCGTGACGGTGAAGTTGCCGGACTCGATGGCCGTGACCTCGCCACCCTCGTAGTCGGGCGGCACCATCACCTTGTGGGTGATGCTCTCGGTCTCCGGGACGGTCCCGACGATGTCGCCCGCGGCGACCTCGTCACCTTCTTCGACCTCGGGGGTGAACTCCCAGGTCTTCTCCATGTCGATACCCGGCGCGTCGACACCGCGGTCGAGGAACGCCGAGTTCATCTTCTCCTCCAGCTCGTCGAGCGGGCGCTGGACGCCGTCGTAGATGGCGTCCAGCATGCCCGGCCCGAGGTCGACCGACAGCGGCTCGCCCGTGTTCTCGACGGGTTCGCCGGGGCCGACACCGGAGGTCTCCTCGTACACCTGAATCGTGGTCAGGTTCCCTTCGATCTCGATGACCTCGCCCATCAGACCTTCGTCGCCGACGTAGACGACGTCGTTCATCCGGGCGTCGAGGTCCGCAGCGGTCACGACGGGACCGCTCACGCTCTCGATGACGCCGTCCTCGCGGACGGAGTCGGATTCTGTTGCTTGACTCATGGTTTAGTCTTCATCCATCAGGTCGATGCCGATGGCTCGTTTGATCTGGTCGCGCAGTCCGCTGCTTCCCGAGTCGCCACCCAGCGTGACGAACACCGGTTCGACGCTGGTCTCGACCGTCTTCCGCGGGTCGCGGGAGAGGTAGTCGAGGTCGTCGGCGTGCATGACGACGATGCCGATACCGTCGTCTTCCGCGACGCGCCGAACGGCGTCGTCGAGTTCCGCCTCTTTCTCGTCGTCCGGGACGTTCTCGAACGCCCGCACGCCGGCGAGCCGGAACCCGGTGGTGAAGTCCGGACTGCCGATGACAGCTATCTCCTGGCTCATATGGTCACCAGCTCCGCTTCGATCTCCTCTTCGTTCAGGCCCGCTTCCTTGCCGCGCGCGATGGCGCGGATGTTGTCGATCTCTCGCTCCTTCGCGATGAGGTAGGCGAGGACCGGACAGATAGAGAGCGGGAACACGTGGGACAGGTGGTCCGCGTACTCCTGCAGGGCCGCGTCGAGCGCGCGCTCGAAGCCGATGAGGCTCTCTGCGTCCTCCAGTTCGGTGAGTGCGGCCGAGAGGTCGTCACCGTACGTGCTGTCGCGGATGCGTGCGACGAGTTCGTCGGTGTTGCCGACCAGCTGCGTGAGTTCCGCGGCGTCGAACAGTCGCCCACCCTCGATGTAGTACTCCGAGGGGTCGATGTCCGCGCCACTGCGGGCCAGCCGCAGCGCGTTCCGGACGTTGCGGAAGTCGATCTCCGCCTGCAGGAACTCCAGGTACAGCGCGGCCGGGCTGTCGACGGCGTCGGGCGAGCCGACCTCGTCGAGCAGGTGCTCGTAGAACGCGCGGTCGACGGCGTTCTCGAGCGGGACGAGGACGTTCGCCTCCTGGTACTCCTCGAACGCCGACTGCAGGCCGGGGCCGAAGAGGGTCCCGTCGAGCAGTTCGACGGCGTCCTCGATGGACTGTGCCTCGAGGAGTCGCTGCAGGAAGCCTTCCTCGAACTCACCGGCGTTGATGAG
This window of the Haloarchaeobius amylolyticus genome carries:
- a CDS encoding ATP synthase subunit A gives rise to the protein MSQATESDSVREDGVIESVSGPVVTAADLDARMNDVVYVGDEGLMGEVIEIEGNLTTIQVYEETSGVGPGEPVENTGEPLSVDLGPGMLDAIYDGVQRPLDELEEKMNSAFLDRGVDAPGIDMEKTWEFTPEVEEGDEVAAGDIVGTVPETESITHKVMVPPDYEGGEVTAIESGNFTVTETVVELDNGEEISMHQEWPVRRARPSEEKRTPREPLVSGQRILDGLFPIAKGGTAAIPGPFGSGKTVTQHQLAKWADADIVVYVGCGERGNEMTEVIEDFPELEDPMTGKPLMSRTCLIANTSNMPVAARESCVYTGITIAEYFRDMGYDVALMADSTSRWAEAMREISSRLEEMPGEEGYPAYLAARLSEFYERAGKFENINGTEGSVSAIGAVSPPGGDFSEPVTQNTLRIVKTFWALDADLAERRHFPAINWNESYSLYKDQLDPWYRENVREDFPEKRQWAVDVLDEEAELQEIVQLVGKDALPEDQQLTLEVARYLREAWLQQNAFHDVDTYCEPEKIYMMLDAIKTFNDEAFNALDAGVPVDEIQNIDAAPKLNRMGVQDDYEEYIAELEDELANELREKY
- a CDS encoding V-type ATP synthase subunit F, producing MSQEIAVIGSPDFTTGFRLAGVRAFENVPDDEKEAELDDAVRRVAEDDGIGIVVMHADDLDYLSRDPRKTVETSVEPVFVTLGGDSGSSGLRDQIKRAIGIDLMDED
- a CDS encoding V-type ATP synthase subunit C, which codes for MSQSDRGSNPEYVNARVRARRAKLFGDEDYRKLVRMGPGEIARYMEETEYEAEMNALGSRYSGVDLIEYALNRNLAKNFDDVLEWSNGRIYNQVAAYLRKFDAWNVKTVLRGLYAETPAEEVEDDLINAGEFEEGFLQRLLEAQSIEDAVELLDGTLFGPGLQSAFEEYQEANVLVPLENAVDRAFYEHLLDEVGSPDAVDSPAALYLEFLQAEIDFRNVRNALRLARSGADIDPSEYYIEGGRLFDAAELTQLVGNTDELVARIRDSTYGDDLSAALTELEDAESLIGFERALDAALQEYADHLSHVFPLSICPVLAYLIAKEREIDNIRAIARGKEAGLNEEEIEAELVTI